A single genomic interval of Caldanaerovirga acetigignens harbors:
- a CDS encoding PEP/pyruvate-binding domain-containing protein, whose translation MSMNENKKLKSYIAFDPLQLEEFKRRTLGFGSIGGKAKGFLFSKLLLEKKEDEILTNVTIPTSYFIATSVYEDFIEKNKIYKIIEDEPDEIKKIQKAIMGGDFPEYVIGFLRKIVAEMDYPLAIRSSSMLEDSVKYSFAGKYFTTFIPNNGGEEQRLHQITFAIKQVYASTFGINAVVYRKKHNLPEEKMAVIVQQLFGKRRGDGFYPEIAGVGFSQNYRRFTERIRKEDGVVRMVFGLGTRSTNRGYARTFSLTNLELRPEGNNVQEIAKYSQETFDMLNLRTGYLESYNINERLDLIPYHRNFNKLCSLYSAYENVIKDIPAVISSLGPGEKLIFTFDRFPAYKPRFFKLMKYLFSVLEDAMGIAVDVEWAYEPEDPKFALIQVRPLSSKEEYRKVRIPEGIKRENIILAGDRMLTNGMVQGVKFLVYVDHDEFYACADKYAIAREVGRVNESLAGEKYILVGPGRWGSSNPLQGVPVNYNEICNCGVLVEVGIQRKNFTPELSYGTHFFADLELDGILYMPVFDNIKTNIINFDWFRNAPRKATGHKAVWIYEGEFDVYLDGDNMKGVIVKK comes from the coding sequence ATGTCAATGAATGAGAATAAAAAATTAAAAAGTTATATAGCTTTTGACCCGCTCCAATTGGAAGAATTCAAAAGGAGGACGCTGGGTTTCGGGTCAATCGGAGGAAAAGCTAAGGGATTTTTGTTTTCGAAACTACTGCTTGAAAAGAAGGAAGATGAAATTTTAACTAACGTGACAATACCTACTAGCTATTTTATAGCGACTAGTGTATATGAAGACTTTATTGAAAAAAATAAGATTTACAAGATTATAGAGGACGAGCCGGATGAAATTAAGAAAATTCAAAAGGCCATTATGGGTGGGGATTTTCCTGAATACGTGATCGGGTTTCTGAGGAAGATTGTTGCTGAGATGGACTATCCTCTGGCAATCAGGTCGTCTTCAATGTTGGAGGACAGCGTGAAATACTCTTTTGCAGGCAAATATTTTACTACGTTCATACCAAATAATGGTGGCGAAGAACAAAGACTGCACCAGATAACTTTTGCGATAAAACAGGTTTATGCCAGCACGTTTGGGATAAATGCGGTAGTGTACAGAAAAAAGCATAACCTACCCGAAGAAAAGATGGCGGTCATCGTTCAACAACTTTTTGGAAAACGAAGGGGCGATGGTTTTTACCCGGAAATTGCGGGTGTGGGGTTTTCCCAGAATTACCGGCGCTTTACGGAGAGGATACGAAAGGAAGACGGGGTCGTTCGGATGGTCTTCGGCCTCGGCACAAGGAGCACGAATAGAGGATATGCGAGAACCTTCTCTCTGACGAATCTGGAATTAAGGCCGGAAGGAAATAATGTCCAGGAGATTGCCAAGTACTCCCAGGAAACTTTTGATATGCTGAACTTGAGGACGGGATATTTGGAATCTTACAATATCAATGAGCGGCTCGACCTGATACCGTATCACAGGAACTTTAATAAACTCTGCAGCCTCTATTCTGCCTACGAAAACGTGATAAAGGATATTCCTGCTGTGATATCTTCCCTAGGACCGGGAGAAAAGCTTATATTCACCTTTGACAGGTTTCCCGCATATAAACCCCGTTTTTTCAAATTGATGAAATATCTTTTTTCAGTGCTCGAGGATGCGATGGGGATTGCGGTGGATGTGGAGTGGGCGTACGAGCCTGAGGATCCCAAGTTTGCCCTGATTCAGGTAAGGCCTCTTTCTAGCAAGGAAGAATACCGCAAGGTAAGGATTCCGGAAGGAATAAAAAGGGAGAATATTATACTTGCCGGGGACCGAATGCTGACCAACGGTATGGTGCAGGGGGTAAAATTTCTGGTCTACGTGGACCACGACGAATTTTACGCATGCGCTGACAAATACGCTATCGCCAGGGAAGTGGGAAGGGTTAACGAGAGCCTTGCAGGGGAAAAGTATATCCTGGTGGGGCCGGGGCGATGGGGCTCAAGCAACCCCTTGCAGGGCGTTCCCGTAAACTATAACGAAATCTGCAACTGCGGAGTTCTGGTTGAGGTGGGGATTCAAAGGAAAAATTTTACACCGGAACTTTCTTACGGCACCCACTTTTTCGCCGATTTAGAGCTGGACGGCATTCTGTACATGCCCGTTTTCGACAACATTAAGACAAATATCATTAATTTCGATTGGTTCAGAAACGCCCCCAGAAAGGCCACCGGTCATAAGGCTGTCTGGATTTATGAGGGAGAATTCGATGTCTACCTGGACGGGGACAACATGAAAGGGGTTATAGTCAAAAAATGA
- a CDS encoding DedA family protein has protein sequence MSLPIIKLYDIVLKYGWIAIFAVFALEGTGMPFPVQVVFIACAFLIKIGRISFWNTVIIIALGNLFGNVLAYYAGRTKGKPFFDRYGRKIKLWREGFEMVKEWYIRYGGPFIIASRFIGIPRTPAIWASGIVGIDFKVYFIYSFLADFLWAYFYTFLTYKGLTLFPLFQYFKARYK, from the coding sequence ATGAGCTTGCCTATAATAAAACTATACGATATAGTGTTAAAGTACGGTTGGATTGCTATTTTTGCTGTTTTTGCCTTGGAAGGAACGGGAATGCCGTTTCCCGTACAGGTGGTATTCATTGCTTGTGCCTTTCTCATAAAAATCGGAAGAATTTCTTTCTGGAATACCGTAATAATTATAGCCCTAGGCAACCTTTTTGGAAACGTGCTCGCATATTATGCGGGTCGCACCAAAGGAAAACCCTTTTTCGACAGGTACGGGAGAAAAATTAAGCTTTGGCGGGAAGGCTTTGAAATGGTAAAGGAGTGGTACATCCGCTATGGAGGTCCTTTCATAATCGCAAGCAGGTTCATTGGGATTCCGCGCACTCCGGCTATTTGGGCTTCGGGCATCGTAGGAATAGATTTTAAAGTTTATTTTATTTACAGTTTTCTTGCGGATTTTTTGTGGGCATATTTTTATACCTTTTTGACATATAAGGGGCTTACCTTATTTCCCTTGTTCCAATATTTTAAGGCCAGATATAAATAG
- a CDS encoding NAD(P)/FAD-dependent oxidoreductase, translating into MKKTAEIVIIGGGISGLATAYNLAAMGMKDVVVLEKGYLMSGSTGRCGAGVRQQWGTEMNCRLAKASCEIFENLNEILDYEGDIEFKQGGYLLMAVTEKEVEQFKKNVALQNSLGINSVLLTPEEAREIVPDLNIEGILACAFHQKDGHANPFHTMIAYAQAAKRLGVEIYTYTEATGIIVEEGRIKGVNTNKGDIYTDKVLIAAGAWSKEVGFMAGVDIPVRPERHQILVTEPVNHRLGPMIMSFAGNIYCQQEPGGEFIMGHGPAEHETYSVTSSWDFVEEMCRKAVRFLPYLKNVRIVRQWSGLYEISPDAQPILGRVEQVEGLYVATGFSGHGFMFGPITGVLMAECVLGLPTSIPIDKLDLGRFERGELIFEPSVV; encoded by the coding sequence ATGAAAAAAACTGCTGAAATTGTAATTATAGGCGGGGGGATATCGGGCCTTGCCACGGCTTATAACCTCGCGGCCATGGGCATGAAGGATGTGGTGGTGTTAGAAAAAGGTTACCTGATGAGCGGTTCTACCGGAAGATGCGGCGCTGGCGTCAGGCAGCAGTGGGGAACGGAGATGAACTGCCGTCTTGCCAAGGCTTCCTGCGAGATTTTCGAAAACCTAAACGAAATTTTGGACTATGAAGGAGATATCGAATTCAAACAGGGCGGATACCTGCTGATGGCCGTAACGGAAAAAGAAGTGGAGCAGTTCAAGAAAAACGTTGCCCTTCAAAATAGTTTAGGGATAAATTCGGTGCTCCTCACCCCCGAAGAGGCAAGGGAGATAGTGCCGGACCTTAATATAGAAGGTATTTTGGCGTGTGCTTTCCACCAAAAGGATGGCCACGCCAATCCTTTCCACACTATGATAGCTTATGCACAAGCGGCAAAAAGGCTCGGCGTGGAGATTTATACCTATACTGAAGCGACGGGGATTATTGTCGAAGAAGGAAGGATTAAAGGCGTAAATACCAACAAAGGAGATATTTACACGGATAAGGTACTCATCGCCGCAGGTGCCTGGTCGAAGGAAGTGGGCTTTATGGCTGGCGTAGACATACCCGTGAGGCCAGAACGCCACCAGATCCTCGTTACAGAGCCCGTAAACCACCGCCTGGGCCCTATGATAATGTCCTTTGCTGGTAATATTTACTGTCAGCAGGAACCGGGCGGGGAATTCATAATGGGTCACGGCCCCGCGGAACACGAAACTTACAGCGTAACATCATCGTGGGACTTTGTGGAGGAGATGTGCAGGAAAGCGGTGAGATTCCTGCCTTACTTAAAAAATGTGCGAATCGTGCGGCAGTGGTCGGGTCTTTATGAGATATCTCCCGATGCCCAGCCCATCCTGGGCAGGGTAGAGCAGGTGGAGGGGCTTTACGTAGCCACCGGTTTTTCAGGCCACGGATTTATGTTCGGGCCCATAACCGGTGTGCTTATGGCGGAATGCGTTTTAGGACTTCCCACGAGTATACCTATCGATAAACTGGACCTCGGAAGGTTTGAAAGGGGCGAGCTCATATTCGAACCGTCTGTTGTATAA
- a CDS encoding (2Fe-2S)-binding protein, which yields MKSKTIICRCEDVTLEEIEALIEKGYTSMEEIKRITRCGMGQCQGRTCRTLLLAELAKATNKNPAEIEVTTFRPPAKNIKMSVILEGSEDEKNC from the coding sequence ATGAAAAGCAAGACGATTATCTGCCGGTGCGAGGACGTGACGCTTGAGGAAATCGAGGCCCTTATAGAAAAGGGATATACATCGATGGAAGAGATAAAAAGGATAACCCGCTGCGGCATGGGACAGTGCCAGGGCCGGACATGCCGGACGTTGCTTTTGGCGGAGCTTGCGAAGGCAACGAATAAAAATCCAGCAGAAATAGAGGTAACTACTTTCCGGCCTCCTGCCAAAAATATAAAGATGTCGGTGATACTGGAGGGAAGCGAAGATGAAAAAAACTGCTGA
- a CDS encoding 4Fe-4S binding protein: MLATNGIPTAEELAPRIPPAERLKKGPVAVIECFQKIPCNPCYTACRVGAIEKFEDINDLPKIDYEKCIGCGLCISKCPGLAIFVVDETYSESEATVSMPFEFLPLPEEGQEVELLDRSGAMVGRGRVVKVRKGKYEDRTPIVTVTVPKHLSMAVRNIKVGVV, encoded by the coding sequence ATGCTTGCTACAAACGGAATACCGACGGCAGAGGAATTGGCCCCTAGGATTCCTCCGGCCGAAAGGCTCAAAAAGGGGCCAGTGGCGGTTATCGAATGTTTCCAAAAAATCCCTTGCAATCCGTGCTACACCGCCTGCAGGGTCGGAGCAATAGAAAAGTTTGAAGATATAAACGACCTTCCCAAAATCGATTACGAAAAATGCATTGGGTGCGGTCTTTGCATAAGCAAGTGTCCGGGACTTGCCATATTTGTAGTCGATGAGACTTATTCGGAAAGTGAAGCCACGGTGTCTATGCCCTTTGAGTTTCTCCCGCTTCCGGAAGAAGGCCAGGAGGTTGAGTTGCTGGACAGAAGCGGTGCGATGGTAGGTAGGGGTAGGGTCGTAAAGGTACGGAAGGGGAAGTATGAAGATAGGACCCCAATCGTTACCGTAACAGTTCCGAAGCATCTTTCGATGGCGGTAAGGAATATAAAGGTCGGGGTGGTATAA
- a CDS encoding NAD(P)/FAD-dependent oxidoreductase, with product MKQAQIAVIGGGPAGLMAALAAAEMGASVTLIDRNSRLGGQLVKQTHKFFGSERQYASVRGIEIAEILSEKIKENPKIKVMLDSTVVAYYPDDGVLGIEVEEKKWVKMKAERIVVATGASEKFLLFENNDLPGIYGAGAVQTLMNEHGVLPGKNVLMVGAGNIGLIVSYQLMQAGVNVKAIIDAAPTIGGYWVHASKVARLGVPILTSYTVKAAYPNKMTGALERAVIWKLDENWKPVPGTEKVFNVDVMCIAVGLSPLAELLWQAGCRMKYVPELGGHVPVRNENMETTVPGIYVAGDVAGVEEASSAMMEGRLAGLSAAQSLGYDDGSCEEKKAEVKRELENLRSGPVGEKIRKGLSKLAS from the coding sequence TTGAAGCAGGCACAGATTGCGGTTATAGGTGGGGGACCGGCTGGCCTCATGGCGGCGCTGGCTGCTGCGGAAATGGGCGCAAGCGTCACGCTGATAGACAGAAATTCGAGACTGGGAGGGCAGCTCGTAAAGCAGACACACAAGTTTTTCGGCTCGGAAAGGCAGTACGCTTCGGTGCGCGGAATAGAAATTGCTGAGATTTTGTCGGAAAAGATAAAAGAAAACCCGAAAATTAAAGTAATGTTGGATTCGACAGTCGTTGCCTATTATCCCGATGACGGCGTGTTGGGGATCGAGGTTGAAGAGAAAAAATGGGTTAAGATGAAGGCTGAGAGAATTGTTGTAGCAACGGGCGCCTCGGAAAAATTTCTGCTTTTTGAAAACAACGACCTTCCCGGAATTTACGGAGCCGGGGCCGTGCAGACCCTGATGAACGAACACGGGGTGTTGCCGGGTAAAAACGTGCTGATGGTCGGAGCAGGCAACATAGGCCTCATTGTGAGTTACCAGTTGATGCAGGCGGGGGTCAACGTAAAGGCGATAATCGATGCCGCGCCTACAATAGGGGGTTACTGGGTTCATGCTTCAAAAGTGGCAAGACTTGGAGTGCCCATCCTTACTTCTTATACTGTGAAGGCGGCATATCCCAACAAGATGACAGGAGCCCTGGAAAGGGCGGTTATATGGAAGTTGGATGAAAATTGGAAGCCGGTACCGGGGACTGAAAAAGTGTTTAACGTGGATGTGATGTGCATAGCGGTGGGGCTGTCACCTCTGGCAGAACTTTTGTGGCAGGCCGGCTGCAGGATGAAATACGTTCCGGAACTCGGAGGGCATGTGCCCGTGAGGAACGAGAATATGGAGACAACGGTTCCCGGAATTTACGTGGCCGGCGATGTGGCTGGAGTGGAAGAGGCTTCGAGCGCAATGATGGAGGGAAGGCTGGCAGGTCTTTCTGCTGCTCAAAGTCTCGGATATGACGATGGTAGTTGCGAGGAAAAGAAGGCAGAGGTTAAAAGAGAGCTTGAAAATCTGCGCTCCGGGCCGGTCGGGGAGAAAATCCGCAAAGGACTTTCCAAATTAGCCTCGTAA
- a CDS encoding (2Fe-2S)-binding protein has product MRIEEHPILTFKRGREVEFTFNGKKMKGFEGEPIAAALHANGVRVLSYSKKLKRPRGFYCAIGNCSSCLMTVNGEPNVRVCTEKLREGMVIETQEGRGELN; this is encoded by the coding sequence ATGAGAATCGAAGAACACCCTATATTGACTTTCAAGCGGGGAAGGGAAGTTGAATTCACCTTTAACGGCAAAAAGATGAAAGGATTTGAAGGGGAGCCCATTGCGGCGGCGCTGCACGCCAACGGCGTGAGGGTTTTAAGTTACAGCAAAAAGCTGAAAAGACCGAGGGGATTTTATTGTGCCATAGGGAATTGTTCTTCATGCCTCATGACCGTGAACGGCGAACCGAACGTGAGGGTGTGCACCGAGAAGCTGCGCGAAGGCATGGTAATAGAAACACAGGAAGGCAGGGGTGAACTCAATTGA
- a CDS encoding FadR/GntR family transcriptional regulator, with protein MNFQRVKNVRLYETIIQQVMGMIDKGELKPGDKFPSERQLIEQLGVSRSILREAFRVLESRGIVESRPGGGRYLRKISGSSFMNFTSMDLERDALLDVIEAREIIEIRVVSLATKRATKEDIEKLMALDREFHGAGTSLEEYREKDKDMAFHLALAEASHNFVLKEVVAYLLTVSKDLREKTMLDFDDWLELCRQHSDIVKAISERKEDEAVEKIKVHLRELRHYILKEKHFKDER; from the coding sequence ATGAATTTCCAAAGGGTCAAAAACGTGAGGCTGTATGAAACCATAATCCAGCAGGTAATGGGCATGATCGACAAGGGGGAATTGAAGCCCGGCGACAAGTTTCCGTCCGAAAGGCAGCTTATAGAACAACTCGGAGTGAGCAGGTCGATTTTGAGGGAGGCTTTCAGGGTGTTAGAATCAAGGGGCATAGTGGAGAGCCGTCCGGGCGGAGGGAGATATCTAAGGAAAATATCCGGCTCTTCCTTCATGAACTTTACCTCGATGGACTTGGAAAGAGATGCGCTTTTGGATGTCATTGAAGCCAGGGAAATTATCGAAATAAGGGTTGTAAGCTTGGCGACGAAGCGCGCAACAAAAGAGGACATAGAAAAGTTGATGGCATTGGATAGAGAATTCCACGGGGCTGGCACGAGTTTGGAAGAATACCGGGAAAAAGACAAAGATATGGCCTTTCATCTGGCATTGGCCGAAGCGTCGCATAATTTCGTCCTAAAGGAGGTGGTGGCCTACCTTCTCACGGTAAGCAAGGACTTGCGGGAAAAAACTATGTTGGATTTCGACGACTGGCTGGAGCTATGCAGGCAGCACAGCGATATAGTTAAAGCCATTTCTGAGCGCAAGGAAGATGAGGCCGTTGAAAAGATCAAAGTGCACCTCAGGGAATTGAGGCATTACATATTAAAAGAAAAGCATTTTAAAGATGAGAGGTGA
- the tsaD gene encoding tRNA (adenosine(37)-N6)-threonylcarbamoyltransferase complex transferase subunit TsaD, producing MKNGELITLGIETSCDETSASVVAGGRKILSNVILSQTEWHERFGGVVPEIASRKHLESICAVVEKAFQEANVNFSDVDLVAVTNGPGLIGALIVGVSYAKAVAYAIKKPLIGVNHIEGHIYANFLENDFEPPFICLVVSGGHTHLIHMEDHGKYTVLGRTVDDAAGEAFDKIARALNLGYPGGPAIDKIARQGDENAISFPVAQIKGSDLDFSFSGLKSAVLNFLNHCRQKGVLVKVEDVAASFQKAVVSALVENTIEAAKRTNCRVIALAGGVAANSRLREEFQKRADDKFEIHFPPVKLCTDNAAMIACAGYYRYRQGFSSDLSLEAYANLRLF from the coding sequence ATGAAAAACGGAGAATTAATAACACTCGGCATAGAAACTTCCTGCGATGAAACGTCGGCTTCAGTAGTAGCGGGCGGCAGAAAGATTCTTTCTAACGTCATACTTTCCCAGACTGAATGGCACGAAAGATTCGGCGGCGTTGTACCTGAAATCGCATCAAGGAAACACCTGGAATCTATATGCGCAGTTGTAGAGAAGGCATTTCAAGAAGCTAACGTCAATTTTAGTGACGTAGACCTGGTAGCAGTCACCAATGGCCCCGGGCTAATAGGCGCTTTGATTGTCGGCGTCTCCTACGCAAAAGCCGTAGCTTACGCAATAAAAAAGCCCCTCATCGGGGTTAATCACATAGAGGGGCATATTTACGCTAATTTCCTTGAAAACGATTTTGAACCTCCCTTTATTTGCCTCGTAGTTTCTGGAGGACACACTCATCTTATCCACATGGAGGACCATGGAAAATACACCGTGCTGGGCAGGACAGTGGACGACGCTGCCGGTGAGGCTTTTGACAAAATAGCGAGGGCCTTGAACCTTGGCTACCCAGGGGGGCCGGCTATCGACAAAATAGCCCGGCAGGGCGACGAAAACGCTATCTCTTTTCCGGTCGCCCAGATAAAGGGAAGTGACCTGGATTTCAGCTTCAGCGGCCTTAAATCAGCCGTTCTCAATTTTCTCAACCACTGCAGGCAAAAAGGGGTTCTGGTAAAAGTAGAAGACGTAGCTGCCAGCTTTCAAAAAGCCGTCGTAAGTGCTCTTGTGGAAAATACCATTGAAGCGGCAAAAAGAACCAACTGCCGGGTTATAGCTCTGGCAGGAGGCGTCGCTGCAAACAGCCGGCTAAGGGAGGAATTCCAAAAAAGAGCCGACGACAAATTCGAAATTCACTTCCCGCCAGTAAAACTCTGCACTGACAACGCCGCCATGATAGCATGTGCAGGCTATTACAGGTACAGGCAAGGATTTTCGTCAGACCTAAGCCTCGAAGCTTATGCAAATCTGAGACTTTTTTGA
- the rimI gene encoding ribosomal protein S18-alanine N-acetyltransferase gives MERASLEKVTVELMGVEDLDQVMEVEKLSFTNPWSKNSFFLELTTNELATYIVAKVDGRVVGYAGMWLIVGEAHVTNVAVHPGFRKKGIGELLMRSLITMARESGAKMMTLEVRKSNYIAQNLYTKLGFEPIGIRRGYYTDNNEDAVIMWTNLNEK, from the coding sequence ATGGAAAGGGCAAGTCTGGAAAAAGTAACCGTTGAGCTTATGGGAGTGGAAGATTTGGACCAGGTGATGGAAGTAGAAAAGTTGAGCTTTACCAATCCTTGGTCCAAAAATTCTTTTTTCCTTGAGCTTACGACGAATGAGCTCGCCACGTACATAGTGGCCAAGGTCGACGGCAGGGTTGTGGGCTATGCGGGAATGTGGCTAATTGTTGGGGAAGCTCACGTGACCAACGTGGCGGTCCACCCCGGATTCAGAAAAAAGGGTATAGGGGAGCTTCTTATGCGCTCCCTCATAACGATGGCCAGGGAAAGCGGAGCCAAGATGATGACCCTCGAAGTGAGAAAGAGCAACTACATTGCCCAGAACCTTTATACTAAATTGGGATTTGAGCCCATAGGGATAAGGCGGGGATACTATACTGACAACAATGAAGACGCTGTCATAATGTGGACAAATTTGAATGAAAAGTAA
- the tsaB gene encoding tRNA (adenosine(37)-N6)-threonylcarbamoyltransferase complex dimerization subunit type 1 TsaB — protein MKVLGIDTSSEVATAALLAEEKLVGEYILNHRHTHLEKLVSMIDRLLSDSYTQLGELDAIAVAIGPGSFTGIRIGMACAQGLSHVHGIPLVGVNTLDALAHNLMHCGDFLCPAVDAQRGEVYACLYRWEGKELVRFWDYEVIKVEKLVKRLIDLNQNAVLLGDGAPLVHSSLPEDVKSAGKLVVAKRPFAMPRASSVAEVGLKDLKAGKTFNCFNIRPFYMRKSHAEEKWEERYGKGKSGKSNR, from the coding sequence ATGAAGGTCCTTGGCATAGATACATCTTCTGAAGTTGCAACGGCAGCATTGCTTGCGGAAGAAAAATTAGTGGGAGAGTACATTTTGAACCACCGTCACACCCATCTTGAAAAGCTCGTCTCAATGATTGACAGGCTTCTTTCCGATTCGTACACCCAATTGGGAGAATTGGACGCCATAGCGGTGGCCATAGGTCCGGGGTCCTTTACCGGAATAAGGATAGGAATGGCTTGTGCCCAGGGGCTTTCTCACGTTCACGGTATACCCCTTGTTGGGGTCAATACACTGGACGCTTTGGCACACAATCTCATGCACTGCGGTGATTTTTTATGCCCTGCCGTTGATGCCCAGAGGGGCGAAGTGTACGCTTGCCTTTACCGTTGGGAAGGCAAAGAATTGGTCCGCTTTTGGGATTATGAGGTAATAAAGGTGGAGAAACTAGTAAAACGGCTTATTGACTTAAACCAGAATGCCGTTTTGCTGGGAGATGGAGCGCCTTTGGTGCATTCTTCTCTTCCTGAAGATGTAAAATCTGCGGGAAAGCTCGTAGTGGCAAAAAGGCCTTTTGCCATGCCCAGAGCATCTTCGGTGGCTGAGGTTGGCTTAAAGGATTTGAAGGCCGGAAAAACCTTTAATTGTTTTAATATCAGGCCTTTTTACATGAGAAAATCCCATGCAGAAGAAAAGTGGGAGGAAAGGTATGGAAAGGGCAAGTCTGGAAAAAGTAACCGTTGA
- the tsaE gene encoding tRNA (adenosine(37)-N6)-threonylcarbamoyltransferase complex ATPase subunit type 1 TsaE: protein MEFKVVFETKSVVETQELGEKLGSLLSKGDLVALKGDLGAGKTAFARGITRGVGSEDFVTSPTFTIINEYGGDVPVAHIDVYRLSDAGELEEIGFRDYLKEYVVIIEWADLVIDILPEEILWVELETIGEQERRIIFTAKGKKYEKILQEMKKS from the coding sequence ATGGAGTTTAAAGTTGTTTTTGAAACCAAAAGCGTTGTAGAGACACAGGAGCTGGGAGAAAAATTGGGTAGTCTCCTTTCAAAAGGGGATTTGGTGGCCTTAAAAGGGGATTTGGGTGCGGGTAAAACAGCCTTTGCAAGGGGAATTACAAGAGGGGTCGGAAGCGAGGATTTTGTGACGAGTCCCACCTTTACAATAATAAACGAGTATGGTGGAGATGTGCCTGTTGCCCACATTGATGTTTACAGGTTGAGCGATGCCGGAGAATTAGAAGAGATAGGATTTAGAGACTATTTAAAAGAATATGTCGTCATAATTGAGTGGGCGGATTTGGTCATCGACATTCTTCCCGAAGAGATTCTTTGGGTGGAATTAGAGACGATTGGAGAGCAGGAAAGAAGGATAATTTTCACGGCAAAGGGAAAAAAGTACGAAAAAATTTTGCAGGAGATGAAGAAGTCATGA
- a CDS encoding ECF transporter S component, with amino-acid sequence MSALNNSKAESLRETRNLTKVAVLGVMAFLLMTYLEFPLPMFPSFLKMDLSDLPALLAGFGIGPWAAVLVEIIKNIMHAIFKNQTAFVGEIANFLTGVLFVVPATLVYAANKTKAGAIIGMILGTLMMAVGMALANYYVFLPLYAKIFNMPIDAIVSMGSSVNGRIVDLKTLVVYSIVPFNILKGAIIMAITLLIYKKVSPILHS; translated from the coding sequence ATGAGTGCGCTTAACAATTCAAAAGCGGAGTCTTTGCGCGAGACCAGAAACCTTACAAAAGTGGCGGTCCTGGGAGTTATGGCTTTTTTGTTGATGACTTACCTCGAATTTCCGCTTCCTATGTTTCCCTCTTTTTTGAAGATGGACTTAAGCGACCTGCCTGCCCTGCTTGCAGGTTTTGGAATAGGGCCATGGGCGGCAGTATTGGTCGAAATAATCAAAAACATTATGCACGCGATTTTTAAAAACCAGACCGCATTTGTAGGGGAGATAGCCAACTTTTTGACGGGAGTTCTATTTGTAGTGCCAGCAACCTTGGTGTACGCTGCTAATAAGACAAAAGCGGGTGCGATAATTGGAATGATCCTTGGAACTTTAATGATGGCTGTTGGCATGGCTCTGGCCAATTACTATGTCTTCCTCCCGCTTTATGCAAAAATATTTAATATGCCCATCGATGCAATAGTGAGTATGGGTTCGAGCGTCAACGGGAGGATAGTAGATTTGAAGACCCTTGTGGTTTATAGCATCGTTCCGTTCAACATCTTAAAAGGTGCAATAATAATGGCTATCACCCTGCTTATTTACAAAAAAGTTTCTCCCATTTTGCACAGCTAA